One window of Leifsonia sp. AK011 genomic DNA carries:
- a CDS encoding PadR family transcriptional regulator, producing MSSIRLFVLGTFAERGPLHGHALRLIADEEHIDEWADVTPGAIYGAIKRLALEGLIAPVRVEREGNYPERQVYEITEEGRDALRDIRAAALVDIVYRPDPFDLAMARLGTENLDSLEEILEARLAELRARLDADDIQSERIAQYLTLTEQHVVRHDRHRLLGEIAWHEELLAALPQILDDERSRKGRAS from the coding sequence GTGTCATCCATTCGCCTCTTCGTCCTCGGCACCTTCGCCGAGCGTGGGCCGCTGCACGGTCACGCTCTCCGGCTCATCGCCGACGAGGAGCACATCGACGAGTGGGCGGATGTCACCCCGGGCGCGATCTACGGCGCGATCAAGCGTCTCGCCCTCGAGGGGCTGATCGCCCCCGTGCGCGTCGAGCGCGAGGGCAACTACCCGGAGCGGCAGGTGTACGAGATCACGGAGGAGGGGCGGGACGCACTCCGCGACATCCGTGCTGCCGCCCTCGTGGACATCGTCTACCGCCCGGACCCCTTCGACCTCGCGATGGCGAGACTCGGCACGGAGAATCTCGACTCCCTCGAGGAGATACTCGAGGCACGCCTCGCCGAGCTGCGGGCCCGACTCGATGCCGATGACATTCAATCCGAACGTATCGCCCAGTACCTCACCCTCACCGAACAGCACGTCGTCCGCCACGATCGCCACCGGCTCCTCGGTGAGATCGCCTGGCACGAGGAACTGCTCGCCGCTCTACCCCAGATTCTCGACGACGAACGCTCCAGGAAAGGGCGCGCATCATGA
- a CDS encoding MFS transporter, which yields MTTTDPISPTTVSPRRAWLALTVLLAGMFMALLDTTIVNVALPTIRTSLDASESTLSWIISGYALAFGLVLIPAGRIGDRFGHKWVFIVGLAIFTAASVWCGLAEDSTHLIIARVVQGLGGGIFFPPVQAFIQLMFEPRKRGKPFGIMGAVIGVSSALGPIVGGLLIEAIGEENGWRWIFAVNVPIGIVALIAAVVLLPKGAEGKKLSTDVVGLALLSGSLVAILVPLIQGEDEGWPLWTYLSLAGGVLLLVAFAFWERRVESRGAEPLVPPRLFSHPSFTGGTILALVFFAAFTSIFFTLSIFWQSGLGHSALESGLVSVPFAIGNIIGASQSDRIAQRLGRTVLVIGIALLSIGLIALFVILLVMSPADLTNWHLLVPLFIAGFGSGLFIAPNARFIVATVDRTEAGAASGVIGTMQRIGSAVGIAVIGAVFFGNIGPIAGPADLPVAFGQAAVPALAVSAVFAIVAFGLVFALPKRVDMH from the coding sequence ATGACGACAACCGACCCCATCAGCCCCACGACCGTGTCACCCCGTCGTGCCTGGCTGGCGCTGACCGTACTTCTCGCCGGCATGTTCATGGCGCTGCTCGACACGACGATCGTCAACGTCGCGCTGCCGACCATCCGCACGAGCCTCGACGCCTCGGAGTCCACGCTCTCCTGGATCATCTCCGGCTATGCGCTCGCCTTCGGCCTCGTGCTCATCCCGGCCGGTCGCATCGGCGACCGCTTCGGTCACAAGTGGGTCTTCATCGTCGGTCTGGCGATCTTCACCGCCGCAAGTGTGTGGTGCGGACTCGCCGAGGACAGCACGCACCTCATCATCGCCCGCGTCGTGCAGGGGCTCGGCGGTGGCATCTTCTTCCCGCCCGTGCAGGCGTTCATCCAGCTCATGTTCGAACCGCGCAAGCGCGGGAAGCCGTTCGGGATCATGGGTGCCGTAATCGGCGTCTCGTCGGCCCTCGGCCCTATCGTGGGCGGACTGCTCATCGAGGCGATCGGTGAGGAGAACGGCTGGCGCTGGATCTTCGCGGTCAACGTGCCGATCGGGATCGTTGCGCTCATCGCCGCCGTCGTGCTGCTGCCGAAGGGCGCGGAGGGCAAGAAGCTGTCGACGGACGTCGTGGGCCTTGCGCTCCTCAGTGGTTCACTGGTCGCGATCCTCGTGCCGCTCATTCAGGGCGAGGACGAGGGCTGGCCCCTGTGGACCTACCTGTCCCTCGCGGGAGGTGTGCTTCTCCTTGTCGCGTTCGCCTTCTGGGAGCGCCGGGTCGAGTCGCGCGGTGCGGAACCGCTCGTGCCCCCGCGATTGTTCTCCCACCCGTCCTTCACCGGCGGCACGATTCTCGCCCTCGTGTTCTTCGCCGCGTTCACGAGCATCTTCTTCACGCTCTCGATCTTCTGGCAGTCCGGTCTCGGGCACTCGGCGCTCGAATCCGGGCTCGTCTCCGTTCCCTTCGCCATTGGCAACATCATCGGAGCGAGCCAGAGCGACCGGATCGCCCAGCGCCTCGGTCGAACCGTTCTCGTGATCGGTATCGCGCTGCTGTCGATCGGTCTGATCGCCCTCTTCGTCATCCTCCTGGTGATGTCGCCGGCCGACCTCACCAATTGGCACCTGCTCGTGCCGCTGTTCATCGCGGGGTTCGGCTCGGGGCTGTTCATCGCTCCCAATGCGCGTTTCATCGTCGCGACCGTGGATCGAACCGAGGCCGGGGCGGCGAGCGGTGTTATCGGCACCATGCAGCGCATCGGGTCCGCCGTCGGCATCGCGGTCATCGGTGCCGTGTTCTTCGGGAACATCGGCCCCATCGCCGGGCCTGCGGACCTGCCCGTGGCGTTCGGCCAGGCGGCAGTGCCTGCACTCGCGGTGAGTGCGGTCTTCGCGATCGTGGCGTTCGGACTCGTCTTCGCGCTCCCCAAGCGCGTCGACATGCACTAG
- a CDS encoding acyltransferase family protein, with translation MTESTASATTATVAPAKKRVPFWDNARFAAVTLVVIGHGIQRLTPTDDAAMVLYLFIYAFHIPAFAIISGYFSASGPPTVRGMKRVLTDILLPYIIMETIWTVVQWLVEGKQEFNPTKPSWTLWFLLALGIFRLVLPYLALLRWPLLWSVALSIGVAYLPNIDSTFSLSRTFGLLPFFLLGWKLREWKLVERWRLDERVSWWLRGGALALFAVWLAVIIAFIEPFRAVNLRFWFFYLDSYSDLGNDQWWAGLVRLGLIAVGVVLSFAFLLLVPRSSSWITPLGQGTMYVYLLHSFVLYPVRESGILKGDLWSPWVLILVAIGCIGVSIVLAMPFIRRVFRPLIEPKPAWLFREGTAEEPLRPDRT, from the coding sequence ATGACCGAGAGCACAGCGTCCGCCACGACAGCCACCGTCGCTCCCGCGAAGAAGCGGGTGCCCTTCTGGGACAACGCGAGGTTCGCCGCCGTGACCCTCGTCGTGATCGGGCACGGAATCCAGCGACTCACTCCGACGGATGACGCGGCGATGGTGCTCTACCTGTTCATCTACGCGTTCCACATCCCGGCCTTCGCCATCATCAGCGGCTACTTCTCGGCATCCGGACCGCCGACGGTTCGCGGGATGAAACGGGTGCTCACCGACATCCTCCTGCCGTACATCATCATGGAGACGATCTGGACCGTCGTTCAGTGGCTCGTCGAGGGCAAGCAGGAGTTCAACCCGACGAAGCCGAGCTGGACGCTGTGGTTCCTGCTCGCACTCGGGATCTTCCGTCTCGTGCTGCCCTACCTCGCGCTGCTGCGGTGGCCGCTCCTCTGGTCGGTTGCGCTGTCGATCGGCGTCGCCTACCTGCCCAACATCGACTCCACGTTCTCGCTGTCGCGGACGTTCGGGCTCCTGCCCTTCTTCCTGCTGGGCTGGAAACTGCGGGAGTGGAAGCTCGTCGAGCGCTGGCGGCTCGACGAGCGCGTGAGCTGGTGGCTCCGCGGCGGAGCACTCGCCCTCTTCGCGGTGTGGCTCGCGGTCATCATCGCGTTCATCGAACCGTTCCGAGCCGTGAACCTGCGGTTCTGGTTCTTCTACCTCGACTCCTACAGCGACCTTGGCAACGACCAGTGGTGGGCGGGGCTCGTGCGGCTCGGACTCATCGCGGTCGGGGTGGTGCTGAGTTTCGCGTTCCTGCTGCTCGTGCCGCGATCGTCGTCGTGGATCACCCCGCTCGGGCAGGGCACGATGTACGTCTACCTGCTGCACAGTTTTGTGCTCTACCCGGTGCGGGAGAGCGGCATCCTGAAGGGCGATCTCTGGTCGCCGTGGGTGCTGATCCTTGTCGCGATCGGATGCATCGGCGTCTCGATCGTGCTCGCGATGCCGTTCATCCGCCGAGTGTTCCGACCCCTCATCGAGCCGAAGCCAGCGTGGCTCTTCCGCGAGGGCACCGCCGAAGAACCACTCAGGCCTGACCGGACCTAG
- a CDS encoding SDR family oxidoreductase gives MVGRRAVVTGASSGIGAATVRLLRKNGWDVVGVARREDRLIALAEETGTEIFVADVTKQSDVDALRDFLSGLGPIHALVNNAGGAYGLASVEESDAEDWVRMYDVNVVGTKRVTSALLPLLRAGIEPGSTASIVMITSIAGHVLYEGGGGYNAAKFAEHALTGVLRLELAGEPIRVIEIAPGMVKTEEFSLVRFGGDQAKADAVYDNVPDPLYADDIAEAIVHAMELPPFVDLDLVTIKPVAQAAPHKVMRGTLQPKS, from the coding sequence ATGGTTGGTCGGCGCGCAGTAGTCACGGGAGCAAGTTCGGGTATCGGAGCGGCCACGGTTCGCCTCCTGAGGAAGAACGGCTGGGACGTCGTCGGCGTTGCGCGACGCGAGGACAGGCTCATCGCGCTCGCCGAGGAGACCGGCACGGAGATCTTCGTGGCCGACGTCACGAAGCAGTCCGACGTGGATGCGCTCCGTGACTTCCTCTCCGGCCTCGGCCCGATCCACGCCCTCGTGAACAACGCCGGTGGTGCCTACGGTCTCGCCTCCGTCGAGGAGAGCGACGCGGAGGACTGGGTGCGCATGTACGACGTCAATGTCGTGGGCACCAAGCGCGTGACATCCGCTCTCCTGCCGCTGCTGCGTGCGGGAATCGAACCGGGGAGCACGGCGAGCATCGTCATGATCACGTCGATTGCCGGCCACGTCCTCTACGAGGGTGGCGGGGGATACAACGCCGCGAAGTTCGCCGAGCACGCCCTCACGGGTGTGCTGCGCCTCGAGCTCGCAGGCGAGCCCATCCGTGTCATCGAGATTGCTCCCGGAATGGTCAAGACCGAGGAGTTCTCCCTCGTGCGTTTCGGGGGCGACCAGGCCAAGGCCGACGCCGTCTACGACAACGTGCCGGACCCGCTCTACGCCGACGACATCGCCGAGGCGATCGTGCACGCCATGGAACTCCCGCCGTTCGTCGACCTCGATCTCGTCACGATCAAGCCCGTCGCGCAGGCTGCGCCCCACAAGGTCATGCGGGGAACGCTCCAGCCCAAGAGCTAG
- a CDS encoding MFS transporter encodes MSLVRGKAGAITLGLVGYLFLVELVSGILQGFYVPLIPDLVEHLGIRDADFNWFEAAQLLLSAIVVPILAKLGDMYGHKRILLISTVLTAGATWALAFTGDFTTFLIAWALQGFYVVWLPLEVALIFDRGRTTGTGASQTRRAAGYLVVALEAGAILGALGGGRIFTALGGDVQTTLMVPAIAVTLVFFAILFGVPESKPLPGRNLDLVGFIVLTLGLLLITSGLTFLRINGPGTWWVYVFMVVGVLVFIPWGRYELRQKDPAIDLRVLRQPTMWPVQLTAGLVGVSILGAQAPLATFAGTDPVNGYGLGLEADVISYLIGAYLVSMIIGALIFPRLSKWTSPRVALIVAAFFVATGYLLFLVNHTTVVGVFVNMAIAGLGSGALVGALPAAAAAAAPRGQTGVATGLTNTTKTIGGSFASAIFAIVLAAGAASAVTQTASSLLGYMTVFAICGGTALIAAVLLFLVPKLAFADIEVDAEEFAGFVEEPTDR; translated from the coding sequence ATGTCTCTTGTTCGCGGCAAGGCCGGAGCCATCACACTCGGCCTCGTGGGGTACCTGTTCCTCGTCGAGCTCGTCAGCGGAATCCTGCAGGGGTTCTATGTGCCCCTCATCCCCGACCTGGTGGAGCATCTCGGCATCCGCGATGCCGACTTCAACTGGTTCGAGGCCGCCCAGCTCCTTCTCAGCGCGATCGTCGTTCCGATCCTCGCGAAGCTCGGCGACATGTACGGCCACAAACGGATCCTGCTCATCTCAACCGTGTTGACCGCTGGCGCGACCTGGGCCCTCGCGTTCACGGGGGACTTCACGACGTTCCTCATTGCCTGGGCGCTGCAGGGCTTCTACGTCGTCTGGCTGCCGCTCGAGGTCGCCCTCATCTTCGACCGCGGGCGCACGACGGGCACCGGAGCATCCCAGACCAGGCGCGCCGCCGGATACCTCGTGGTCGCGCTGGAGGCGGGAGCCATCCTCGGGGCGCTCGGTGGTGGACGCATCTTCACCGCTCTGGGCGGGGACGTGCAGACGACACTCATGGTTCCCGCGATCGCCGTCACCCTCGTGTTCTTCGCCATTCTGTTCGGGGTGCCGGAGTCCAAGCCGCTCCCGGGTCGCAACCTCGACCTCGTCGGGTTCATCGTGCTCACCCTCGGACTGCTCCTGATCACGTCGGGGCTCACATTCCTCCGCATCAACGGCCCGGGCACGTGGTGGGTCTACGTCTTCATGGTCGTCGGCGTGCTCGTCTTTATTCCGTGGGGTCGCTACGAGTTGCGCCAGAAGGACCCGGCCATCGACCTCCGCGTGCTTCGCCAGCCGACGATGTGGCCCGTGCAGCTCACGGCGGGTCTCGTGGGCGTGAGCATCCTCGGCGCGCAAGCACCGCTCGCGACCTTTGCGGGCACCGATCCCGTGAACGGCTACGGGCTCGGCCTGGAGGCCGATGTCATCTCCTACCTGATCGGCGCCTACCTGGTCTCGATGATCATTGGCGCGCTGATCTTCCCGCGCCTGTCGAAGTGGACAAGTCCGCGCGTTGCGCTCATCGTCGCGGCGTTCTTCGTGGCCACGGGGTACCTGTTGTTCCTCGTGAACCACACGACCGTCGTCGGGGTCTTCGTCAACATGGCCATCGCGGGCCTCGGCTCCGGTGCGCTCGTGGGAGCCCTGCCCGCGGCCGCAGCGGCTGCCGCGCCACGCGGCCAGACGGGTGTCGCCACCGGCCTCACGAACACCACCAAGACCATCGGCGGCTCGTTCGCGTCGGCGATCTTCGCCATCGTGCTCGCAGCGGGCGCGGCATCCGCCGTCACCCAGACTGCGTCGAGCCTGCTCGGCTACATGACCGTCTTCGCCATCTGCGGTGGCACTGCCCTGATCGCAGCTGTGCTGCTCTTCCTGGTGCCGAAGCTCGCCTTCGCCGACATCGAGGTCGATGCCGAGGAGTTCGCCGGCTTCGTCGAGGAGCCGACCGACCGCTAG
- a CDS encoding phosphoribosyltransferase yields the protein MADDVREILTWDDFGSASRELAEDVLRSGYEPELVVAVARGGLLLAGGVAYALGIKSCGAVNAEFYTGIGTRLPEPIMLPPLLDEASIVGKKVLLVDDVSDSGRTLKMVVGLLEAAGAEVRTVCLYTKPGTVHEPDYAWRRTPHWIVFPWSALPPVTIEG from the coding sequence ATGGCTGACGACGTGCGCGAGATTCTGACCTGGGACGATTTCGGGAGTGCATCCCGCGAACTGGCGGAGGATGTGCTGCGCAGCGGCTATGAGCCCGAGCTCGTGGTGGCCGTTGCTCGAGGCGGCCTGCTGCTCGCCGGAGGAGTGGCGTACGCGCTCGGAATCAAGAGCTGCGGCGCCGTGAATGCCGAGTTCTACACGGGTATCGGCACGCGCCTACCTGAGCCCATCATGCTCCCGCCCCTGCTAGACGAGGCCTCCATCGTGGGCAAGAAGGTGCTGCTCGTCGACGACGTCTCCGACTCCGGGCGCACCCTCAAGATGGTCGTAGGGCTCCTCGAGGCGGCCGGTGCCGAGGTGCGCACCGTGTGCCTGTACACCAAGCCGGGCACCGTCCACGAGCCCGACTACGCCTGGCGCAGGACTCCGCACTGGATCGTCTTCCCGTGGTCGGCGCTGCCCCCGGTGACGATCGAGGGCTAA
- a CDS encoding uracil-DNA glycosylase → MTPRPLTELVAPDWAEALAPVAGQIAELGDFLRAETAAGRGYLPAGSNVLRAFAAPMADVRVLIVGQDPYPTPGHPIGLSFAVDRDVRPVPRSLQNIYRELRDDLGIETPAHGDLTAWSQHGVMLLNRVLTVRAGASGSHRGKGWEKVTEAAIRALVARGGPLVAILWGRDAATLTPLLGQTPIIQSAHPSPLSASGGFFGSRPFSRANELLESQGAPPVDWRLT, encoded by the coding sequence GTGACTCCCCGCCCCCTGACCGAGCTCGTCGCGCCGGACTGGGCCGAAGCCCTCGCGCCGGTCGCCGGGCAGATCGCCGAACTGGGCGACTTCCTGCGCGCGGAGACCGCGGCGGGGAGGGGATACCTGCCCGCGGGCAGCAACGTCCTGCGCGCCTTTGCGGCGCCGATGGCCGACGTGCGGGTGCTGATCGTCGGGCAGGACCCGTACCCGACGCCGGGGCATCCGATCGGCCTGTCGTTCGCGGTCGATCGCGACGTTCGCCCCGTACCGCGCAGCCTCCAGAACATCTACCGCGAGCTCCGCGACGACCTCGGAATCGAGACGCCAGCTCATGGCGACCTCACGGCATGGTCCCAGCACGGCGTGATGCTCCTCAACCGCGTCCTGACTGTCCGTGCAGGCGCCTCGGGGTCACATCGGGGCAAGGGCTGGGAGAAGGTCACCGAGGCGGCGATCCGCGCGCTCGTGGCACGCGGTGGCCCGCTTGTGGCGATCCTGTGGGGGAGGGATGCCGCGACCCTCACGCCGCTCCTGGGGCAGACCCCGATCATCCAGTCGGCCCACCCCAGCCCCCTCTCGGCGTCGGGGGGATTCTTCGGCTCGCGCCCGTTCAGCCGAGCCAACGAGCTGCTCGAGTCCCAGGGCGCGCCGCCGGTGGACTGGCGCCTGACCTAG
- a CDS encoding ATP-binding cassette domain-containing protein — translation MPDRTTIEFSGLTKTFGAVTAVSDLTFTVEPGVVTGFLGPNGAGKTTSLRMLLGLVTPTSGTATFGGVAYRDLERPLATVGTALEASSFHPGRSARKHLQVYAAAAALPASRIEFVLGLVGLTPYADRRVGGYSMGMRQRLGLASALLGDPGVLVLDEPTNGLDPEGIRWMRGFLRSRAAEGRTVLVSSHVLSEVQQSVDRVIIISKGRAVFEGTLASLEGTSAVRVDATDQRSLRAALAVAGFEATPTDSGLIVTGATPEEIGRLALAAGIPLTLLAAQQSGLEDAFLDLVSTDETGAAA, via the coding sequence ATGCCGGATAGAACAACTATTGAGTTCTCGGGCCTGACGAAGACGTTCGGTGCGGTCACAGCGGTCAGCGACCTGACCTTCACGGTCGAGCCGGGAGTCGTCACCGGCTTCCTCGGCCCCAATGGCGCAGGCAAGACCACGAGCCTCCGGATGCTGCTCGGTCTCGTCACACCCACCAGTGGCACCGCCACATTCGGCGGGGTCGCCTACCGCGACCTGGAGAGGCCGCTCGCCACCGTCGGCACGGCCCTCGAGGCCTCGAGCTTCCACCCCGGGCGCAGCGCGCGAAAGCACCTGCAGGTCTACGCCGCCGCAGCAGCCCTTCCGGCTTCGAGGATCGAGTTCGTGCTCGGGCTCGTCGGCCTCACTCCCTACGCGGACCGTCGCGTCGGCGGCTACTCCATGGGCATGCGCCAACGGCTCGGGCTCGCCTCGGCCCTCCTCGGTGACCCGGGTGTGCTCGTTCTCGACGAGCCCACGAACGGGCTCGACCCCGAGGGCATCCGCTGGATGCGTGGATTCCTGCGCTCTCGAGCAGCAGAGGGCCGCACGGTGCTCGTCTCGTCGCACGTGCTCTCCGAGGTGCAGCAGAGCGTTGACCGCGTCATCATCATCTCGAAGGGTCGAGCCGTCTTCGAGGGAACGCTTGCCTCACTCGAGGGCACGAGCGCGGTGCGGGTCGACGCGACAGACCAGCGCTCGCTGCGTGCGGCTCTCGCCGTCGCGGGATTCGAGGCGACCCCGACCGATTCGGGCCTGATCGTCACCGGCGCGACCCCCGAGGAGATCGGGCGCCTCGCGCTCGCCGCGGGAATCCCGCTGACCCTCCTCGCAGCGCAGCAGTCCGGTCTCGAGGACGCCTTCCTCGATCTCGTATCCACGGATGAGACGGGAGCGGCAGCATGA
- a CDS encoding ABC transporter permease produces MIAALRSELLKLTSVRLWWVLLLILVGYVGFTAALLAGLFGAISAQPGQADAPQLPAEVLPPIVYSTATAIGYVFPLILGALAVTSEFRYQTLTPTFLAQPRRGVVLGAKLVVLAIAGAVYGIAALVASVGLGAPVLGFTGVPTALDVSDTWLLMARVVLAMGLWAAVGVGLGTLIPNQIASIVIVLAFTQFLEPILRFGTAFIDWTAAVGRFLPGAASDALVGASVYTSLGVGSSTVEALEWWQGGLVLAAYGVVIAVAGAFTTWRRDVT; encoded by the coding sequence ATGATCGCGGCCCTGAGGTCGGAACTCCTCAAGCTCACCTCGGTCCGACTGTGGTGGGTACTCCTGCTCATCCTCGTCGGGTATGTCGGGTTCACGGCAGCGCTACTCGCGGGACTCTTCGGTGCGATCAGCGCGCAGCCCGGCCAGGCGGACGCTCCCCAGCTGCCCGCAGAAGTCCTGCCGCCCATCGTCTACAGCACCGCCACGGCGATCGGGTACGTCTTCCCGCTCATCCTCGGGGCACTCGCGGTGACGAGCGAGTTCCGCTACCAGACGCTCACGCCGACGTTCCTCGCGCAGCCGCGCCGGGGCGTCGTGCTCGGGGCCAAGCTGGTCGTGCTGGCCATCGCCGGAGCGGTGTACGGGATTGCAGCGCTCGTGGCATCCGTCGGCCTGGGTGCCCCGGTGCTCGGGTTCACGGGTGTGCCGACCGCGCTCGATGTCTCGGACACCTGGTTGCTCATGGCGCGCGTCGTACTCGCCATGGGTCTCTGGGCTGCCGTCGGAGTGGGGCTGGGAACCCTCATTCCCAACCAGATCGCGTCGATCGTCATCGTGCTGGCGTTCACACAGTTCCTCGAGCCGATCCTGCGCTTCGGCACTGCATTCATCGACTGGACGGCGGCGGTCGGCCGCTTCCTGCCCGGGGCCGCGAGCGATGCGCTCGTGGGCGCGAGCGTGTACACGTCGCTCGGCGTCGGTAGCTCGACCGTGGAGGCTCTCGAATGGTGGCAGGGTGGCCTCGTGCTCGCGGCCTACGGCGTCGTGATCGCGGTAGCTGGAGCGTTCACGACGTGGCGCCGGGATGTGACCTGA
- a CDS encoding GNAT family N-acetyltransferase — translation MLEEEYVSRRRLPPHLRPGAKPEAPFEYTVRDATAKDLPYVREIYNHYVMNSTVTFDESPMTLAEIKRKFAKVTEKKMPFIVAENPSGQLLGYAYVYPWKEKAAYRYTVENSIYLGPASTGKGLGRVLLGELIDRSKKAGIKEIIAVIADKGAEASIAIHKDFGFKEIGHMGKVGFKFDRWLGTVLMQKSLK, via the coding sequence GTGCTCGAGGAAGAATACGTCTCCCGCCGGCGCCTACCCCCGCACCTGCGCCCGGGCGCGAAGCCCGAGGCACCGTTCGAGTACACCGTGCGGGATGCCACGGCCAAGGATCTCCCGTACGTGCGTGAGATCTACAACCACTACGTCATGAACTCCACCGTCACCTTCGACGAGTCGCCGATGACGCTCGCAGAGATCAAGCGCAAGTTCGCCAAGGTCACCGAGAAGAAGATGCCCTTCATCGTCGCGGAGAACCCCTCCGGCCAGCTCCTCGGATACGCCTACGTGTACCCGTGGAAGGAAAAGGCGGCCTACCGCTACACGGTGGAGAACTCGATCTACCTCGGGCCGGCCTCGACGGGGAAGGGTCTTGGCCGGGTGCTGCTCGGAGAGCTCATCGACCGCTCGAAGAAGGCGGGCATCAAGGAGATCATCGCCGTGATCGCCGACAAGGGTGCCGAGGCATCTATCGCGATCCACAAGGACTTCGGCTTCAAGGAGATCGGGCACATGGGCAAGGTCGGTTTCAAGTTCGACCGCTGGCTCGGCACTGTGCTCATGCAGAAGTCCCTCAAGTAG
- a CDS encoding multidrug efflux SMR transporter yields MGYLFLALAIAGEVIATTFLKFTSGEKAVWWAYPIVGIGYVFAFFMLSQTLSRGVPLGIAYAIWAGVGVVLVAIISWLAFGELLTWQQIAGIVLVVAGVALLELGGKH; encoded by the coding sequence GTGGGATACCTGTTCCTCGCCCTCGCCATCGCCGGTGAAGTCATCGCGACGACGTTCCTGAAGTTCACCTCCGGCGAGAAGGCGGTGTGGTGGGCCTACCCGATCGTGGGAATCGGTTACGTCTTCGCTTTCTTCATGCTGTCGCAGACGCTCTCGCGTGGTGTGCCCCTCGGCATCGCCTACGCGATCTGGGCCGGCGTGGGTGTCGTGCTCGTGGCGATCATCAGCTGGCTCGCGTTCGGAGAGCTACTCACCTGGCAGCAGATCGCCGGCATCGTGCTCGTGGTCGCGGGTGTGGCACTCCTGGAACTGGGCGGCAAGCACTAG
- a CDS encoding ABC transporter permease: protein MNTLSIPQPLSTGRRILNVLKLNTVNPWTAIVMPWMILGFIFLVNYLIWWIIFSAAGAQNAASVAKGLQYSGASGFIFIYMMIVAIQTINLTFPLALGYGVTRRDFWLGTSLTNVLLAAMFSIGLTILSIIETATNGWGLGGRMFTAVWFGETWPERLFVIFTLLLFFLFFGSAIATVYVRWKANGVSAFFIALTLLLVGLAALVTFTESWPAVGNFFVTSGVQGTVAWSYVVTVIAAVTGFLFLQRATPKS from the coding sequence ATGAACACCCTCAGCATCCCCCAGCCCCTGAGCACCGGCCGCCGCATCCTCAATGTGCTCAAGCTCAACACGGTCAATCCGTGGACGGCCATCGTCATGCCCTGGATGATCCTCGGCTTCATCTTCCTGGTGAACTACCTCATCTGGTGGATCATCTTCAGCGCCGCGGGTGCCCAGAACGCGGCGAGTGTCGCCAAGGGCCTGCAGTACAGTGGCGCCTCCGGGTTCATCTTCATCTACATGATGATCGTGGCCATCCAGACGATCAATCTCACGTTCCCGCTCGCCCTCGGCTACGGGGTCACTCGACGTGATTTCTGGCTCGGCACATCGCTCACCAACGTGCTGCTCGCCGCCATGTTCTCGATTGGGCTGACGATCCTCTCCATCATCGAAACTGCGACGAACGGATGGGGCCTCGGCGGCCGCATGTTCACCGCGGTCTGGTTCGGTGAGACCTGGCCGGAGCGGCTGTTCGTGATCTTCACCCTGCTCCTGTTCTTCCTCTTCTTCGGTTCGGCGATCGCGACCGTCTACGTTCGGTGGAAGGCGAACGGCGTGTCAGCGTTCTTCATCGCGCTGACTCTCCTGCTCGTGGGTCTCGCCGCACTCGTGACGTTCACCGAGAGTTGGCCGGCCGTGGGCAACTTCTTCGTGACGTCCGGAGTGCAGGGGACGGTCGCCTGGTCCTATGTCGTCACGGTCATCGCCGCCGTGACGGGGTTCCTGTTCCTGCAGCGAGCAACCCCCAAGAGCTAG